In the genome of Rhizobium binae, the window CAACCATGAGAGCGGCATCGACAATCAGCTGGTGGAGTTCTACATCTTCTATGAAGCCTTCGGGCCGGCCTATCTGAGCAAGGTCCCATTCAAGGCGATTGTCGAGCAATATGCCGGCGATCTCAGCTGGTGGCAGGAACTGGCGCTCGATGCCAGCTTCTGGATCGCTGACAAGGTCTTCGGCGTCGGCTTCGGTATCACCAATCCGTTCCAGCTGCCGATCGACGTGCCGCCGCGCTATTCCGACTCGCAGACGAAGGACGAGAACGACTTCACCCGCAAGTTCGACATGATCTGGAACCAGGTCTGCGGTCCGGCGGGCGGGGCGATCTCTGTGAGCGGCGCCAGCCTGCCGCTCCTCTCCTTCCCGAAGCCCTATTGGCTGAAGGGACGCATCCCCTTCAACTTCACGCCCTTCGGCGGCGACCAGCTCACCGACTACCAGACGCTGGCAATCGTTTCGCGGGCGCCGCGCGCCAGGCTCCAGGTGCGTCTGTTCAAGGACAAGACGCCGTCCGCTTTTGCCCTGGCGCAAAGCTGGGTCCATAACTACACGGCCTTCGACCTATACACCCAGGACTGGCTTGCCTCGCTGGCGCCGGCGACGCTCGCCGACGATATCGGCGCGGTTTCCAGCACCATCAAGCAAAGCCCGGCCGCCGACAGTTTCACCGGCCTGACGCGCGTCTTCGACAATGGAGGAGCCAATGCCTGGGCTGCCGTCAACACACACTGAGCAGGCTGGCAATGCTCCGGCCGGCGGGTTCATGATGCGGCTGCACCGCGACCGGCGCGGTCTGGCCTCGATCGAATTCGTGCTCGCCGCGCCGGTCATCCTGCTGATCGTGATCTTCGTCATTCATGCGAACAGGATCTCCACCAAGAAGGTGGCGACCATGCTCGCCATGCGCAATGCCGCGTTCGCCGAGGCGAGCGGCCTCACCTGCACCTCCGATTTCTCCAACGTCTTCCCGATCCCGGCCTTGCCGGCCCTGCCCGGGGGAGACGCCATCAACTGTTCGCGCACGCCCTCGCATGAAGGCGGCGGCGATCCTCAGCGGACCTTTATCTGGGACGACGTGCAGAACACCCTCAAGAGCAATGGCCGCGACTTCGGCGACATGGTCGGCGATCTCGCCGACGAGAAGCCGCAGCTCGTCACCGCGACCGCCGACCGCGTCTACAAGTTCAGGGATTCCGACGATCTCGACACCATCCGCAGCGTCCGCTGGAAGGATGCGTTCACGGTCGACGACTCGACGCTGTTCATCTCGCACAACAACGACACCACACGCCGCGGCTACGATCCGACGCTGCGCCGGGAAATCCGAGATGTGGCCAGCGATTCCGGCGATCTCTTCGACGGCGTCTTTCCGGGAGCGAAATAAGATGAGACAGGGCGCGCGCATTTCCTTCCGCCTTGTCAGCCATGTCATCGGCGTGACTTTGGTTGTCTGGCTCGCAATTGCGATCATGGTCAAACCGGGCCATGCCGAGGTCTATAGGGATTTCAGGGCGACGCTGAATGCGATGCTGGCCGGCATCCTCGGCGCGCCGGAACGCTCGCCGCGCGATCTCGTCATCAACGGCCAGCCGCTGGAGTTCACACCCTACCAGAGCGATCGCAGCATCTCCGATATCACTGACGAATGGCTGCGTGTGCTGGCCGCCAATACCCGACCGGCCCTGCCGAAAAGCAACGATAAGGAAGAACTGACCGCCGTCATCGCCGCCAACATGATGATCGTCCCGAAGGTGAGCCGCATCCGCGACGACCTTGCCGTTGTCGTGCGCTTCTTCGACGGCGACGGCGAGGCAGCCCTCGACTATATGAGACGGCAGGATCCGAACGATCCTTCGGCGAGGGTGTCGATCCCGGGTGTGTCGATCATGATCCGCCGACCTGCCGATGCGCCGATGACCGAAGTGCTGATGAGCCGCTTCGACGATGTCGCCGCCACGCTGCCGGCCTTCGCCGCCCCTGCCGATGTGGCCAAGCTGCCGATGTCGCTGCGTCCGCCGGCCGGCGTCGAGGTGCTGAGCGATATCGGCGACCATGACAAGGGCCATATGTCGCGCACGGTCGTGTCGAAGGGCACGCTTGCCGCCGCGCGCTGGTCCGATCAGCGCGCCGACCTGCTCGTCCGCGACGGCTTCACCATCGAAACGCCGCCGGCTGAGCGCGGCGGGGTCACCGCCCTTTACGGCCGGCGCGGCAGCGTCGAAGCCAATGTTCTCTACACGAGAAGCAGAACCGACGGCAGGACCGTTGAGGTCATTCAAATCAGGCAACCCTTCTTAGAGGGAACAACACCATGAACTGGAAGCTCATTGCCGCCGTGATCGTCGGGCTGATCACCGGCGTCCTCCTCTACTTCTGGACCGAGAGCGTCAAGAACGAGCAGGTGGCCTATGCCTTCATGCGGCTTCAGCCCGACAAGAAGGTGACGAGAGGACAAGCGATCACGCCCGACATGCTCGCCGAACCGGTGATGTTGCCGGAAAGCTTCGGGGCGCTTGCCAAGCTCGCCGTGCCTGCGGCGAGCGCCTACCAGGAGTGGTTGAAGGATCGCACGGCTGCAGCTGATATTCCGGCTGGTTCCGTGCTGCTCTTCCAGTATTTCGACGATACCGATGGCGGGCGCCTGACGACGATGATCGCGCCCGGCAAGCGCGCGCTCACCCTGCCTGTCAACGCGACCGCGGCCGTCGGCCACTTCGTCGAGCCCGGCAGCTATGTCGATATCCTCGGCACCGTAGACGAGCCGGTTGAGCCCGTGGCGCCGGCCGCCGCGACCCAGCCGGGAGCTCCTGGCCAGGCCCCTGCCGTTCCGGGCCAGCCTGCCGCGACCGCACAACCGGCCGTTCCGGCTCAGCCCGCGTCGCCGGTCGAGCAGATGCTGAAGAACTATCTCACCCAATATCCCGGCGCCGACGAGAATGATGTCAACGCCTACCGCAAGCAGGCGCAGGATTATAAACTCGGCATCAGCTCGCGCACCCGCGTCGTCACCCGCACCTTCCTGCAGAACGTCAAGGTTCTGGCGGTCGGTGCGGCGACGACGCCGGAGGGCGCCGTCACCAAGGCTAACAGCACTTACAACAACGTGACTGTCGAAGTGACGCCGTCGGAAGCCGAAATGCTGATCTTCGCCCTGGGCCAGTCGAACGGCAGCCTCAACCTCGTGCTGCGCAATCCGACAGATAATAGTGTCGAGGAACTGCCGAGCATCAACTGGACGCGCATGTGACCGGTGCGGGAGAGTAAGCCATGCTGTTGAAGATTTCCTATGAGGACGGCAGCGGGCGGGAGGTGATCCCGCTCTCGGCGAACGAGACCTATTTCGTCGGCGAAAGCAGCACGCTTTCGCTTCCCGCCGGCGCCGGCGTCGTGCGCCTGCGCGGCAGCCATGTGTCCTCGCCGCAATTCGTGCTGCGCAAGTCCGGCCAAGGCTGGTCGGTGCAGCATCACGGCCGCAATCCCACGCGCGTCGACGACCAGCCGCTGAGGGCCGGCACGCCGGTGGCGGTTTCGGCCGGCATGTCGATCTGGGTGCCGAATGTCACCATCGAACTCGTCGAGCCGGCGGCGGCGCCGGAGGCGGTGACGCAGTTTCCGGACCAGGAGCGGGTGCTGGCGCTGCAGATGGAAATACATGAGCGATTGCTAAAAGACACGCAATATGACCGGCTGGTGAAATCCTCCGATTTCGGCCGCGAGGAGACGCGCGGCCGCATCCGCGAGCGCCTCGACCTGTTCATCAAGGAGGCGCTGGACGCTGCGCCGCAGGATCTCGTCATCCTCGTCATCAAGAATGCCGTCTACCGGTGGCTGGCAAAACGCATCGCCCGCACCGGACGGCGCGACGGCGCTTCGAATGCGGCCAGCCTCGCCCGCGAAGAGCAGGACAACCGCCGGCTCTTCGATGTCGGCAAGGCGCTGATCTCGGCGCTGCAACTGAAGCTGAACTTCGAATCCACCCGTTCCGACTTCGCCCAGCTCGACACCAAGTTCGGCGCCGCCTTCCAGGCCCGGCAGGCCCTGTTCAACGCCGGCGACCGCTACGAGATCGCCCATATGCATCTGCGCTCCAATATCGAGGAGCTGATGTATCGTTGGGGCACGATCTCGGAACTGATGGATCTCGACGTCATCTCGGAAATCATGGTGACGCGCTACGACGAGATCTATGTCGAAAAATTCGGCCTGCTCGAGCGTTACCCCTTCGCCTTCGCCAATGAGCGGCAGCTGATGAAGGTGATCGAGCGCATCGCCGTCGATTCCAACCGCTCGATCAACGAGAGCGAGGCGATGGCCGACTTTCGCATGCCGGACGGTTCGCGCGTCAACGCCGTCATCCCGCCGCTCGCCGTCAAGGGCGCCTGCCTCACCATCCGCAAGTTCGGCGGCAAGTCGCGGCTCGACATCAGCAAGCTGGTGGCCGCCGGCGCGCTCAGCGAACCGATGCGCGCCTTCCTCGAGGCGGCGGTGCGCGCCCGCAAGAACATCGTCGTCTCCGGCGGCACCGGCTCCGGCAAGACGACGCTCCTGAACAGCCTGTCGCAATTCATTCCGGTCGGCGAGCGCGTCGTCGCGGTCGAGGACACGTCCGAACTGCAGCTCGACGGCATTCACGTCGTCTACCTGCAATCGCGGCCGAAGACGGCGGAGAGCGAAACCAGCGTCACCATCCGCGATCTGGTGCGCAATGCACTGCGCATGCGCCCCGACCGCATCATCGTCGGCGAGTGCCGCGGCGCCGAAGCGATCGACATGCTGCAGGCGATGAACACCGGCCATGCCGGCTCGATGACGACGGCGCATGCCAACACGCCGCAGGACATGATGACCCGCCTCGAGGTGATGGTGCTGCAGGGCCAGAGCTCGCTGCCGGTGACGGCGATCCGCCAGCAGATCGTCGCCGCCGTCGAACTCGTCGTGCAGCTCAACCGCCTGGAAAGCGGCCGGCGCGCCGTCACCGAGATATCGGAGGTGATCGGCATCGATCCGGACACCGGTCTAATCATCGTCGAGCCGATCTTCAATCTCGTCGGCCGCGCCGGCGGTCAGGCGGTGCATGCCTTCACCGGCTACCTGCCGAGCTTCGTCGCCGAGCTCGTTTCCTTCGGCGAAGACGGCGAGATCAAGAACTTGGATATGTTTGTTTGAGGGTGGAACCATGGACATCAGCATTCTGCAGATCCTGACGATCGCCCTCGGCGCGGTGACGGCGGGACTGCTGGTCTGGGGCGCGCCGGTGCAATGGCCGGCACCGCTGCTGCGCGCCACCGAACGTGACATCGCGCTCGCCAGCGAAGCAGCCCAGGTCTTCGGCCGCGATGCCGTGCCGCCCTATACGATGATCCTCGCCTATGCCATCACCGCGATCGTCGTCTTTGCCCTGATCTCGCTGATCTTCGGACCGATCGTCGGCATCGTCGTCGCCATTCCCGTCGCCTTCTTCCTGCCCAAGGCGACGATCCGCTACTTCCTGCAGCGCCGCTGGCTGCAGATCGAATCCCAGCTTCCCTATGCCGTCGACCAGATCGTCTCGGCGGTGCGCACCGGCAAGCCGCTCGCCGTCGCCGTCAATGCGGTCGCCGATACCGGCCAGATGCCCTCCTCGCGCGAGTTCGAGCGCATTGCCCGCGAACAGAAGCTCGGCATCGGCCTGGTCGAGGCGCTCGACCGCCACGGCCGCACCGTGCCGAGCCTGCATTTCAAGATGGTCGATGCCGCCCTCGGCCTGTTTGCCCGCCAGGGCGGCGACATATCCGAGCCGCTGACGG includes:
- a CDS encoding TadE/TadG family type IV pilus assembly protein, with product MPGLPSTHTEQAGNAPAGGFMMRLHRDRRGLASIEFVLAAPVILLIVIFVIHANRISTKKVATMLAMRNAAFAEASGLTCTSDFSNVFPIPALPALPGGDAINCSRTPSHEGGGDPQRTFIWDDVQNTLKSNGRDFGDMVGDLADEKPQLVTATADRVYKFRDSDDLDTIRSVRWKDAFTVDDSTLFISHNNDTTRRGYDPTLRREIRDVASDSGDLFDGVFPGAK
- a CDS encoding ATPase, T2SS/T4P/T4SS family, whose product is MLLKISYEDGSGREVIPLSANETYFVGESSTLSLPAGAGVVRLRGSHVSSPQFVLRKSGQGWSVQHHGRNPTRVDDQPLRAGTPVAVSAGMSIWVPNVTIELVEPAAAPEAVTQFPDQERVLALQMEIHERLLKDTQYDRLVKSSDFGREETRGRIRERLDLFIKEALDAAPQDLVILVIKNAVYRWLAKRIARTGRRDGASNAASLAREEQDNRRLFDVGKALISALQLKLNFESTRSDFAQLDTKFGAAFQARQALFNAGDRYEIAHMHLRSNIEELMYRWGTISELMDLDVISEIMVTRYDEIYVEKFGLLERYPFAFANERQLMKVIERIAVDSNRSINESEAMADFRMPDGSRVNAVIPPLAVKGACLTIRKFGGKSRLDISKLVAAGALSEPMRAFLEAAVRARKNIVVSGGTGSGKTTLLNSLSQFIPVGERVVAVEDTSELQLDGIHVVYLQSRPKTAESETSVTIRDLVRNALRMRPDRIIVGECRGAEAIDMLQAMNTGHAGSMTTAHANTPQDMMTRLEVMVLQGQSSLPVTAIRQQIVAAVELVVQLNRLESGRRAVTEISEVIGIDPDTGLIIVEPIFNLVGRAGGQAVHAFTGYLPSFVAELVSFGEDGEIKNLDMFV
- a CDS encoding Flp pilus assembly protein CpaB, whose product is MNWKLIAAVIVGLITGVLLYFWTESVKNEQVAYAFMRLQPDKKVTRGQAITPDMLAEPVMLPESFGALAKLAVPAASAYQEWLKDRTAAADIPAGSVLLFQYFDDTDGGRLTTMIAPGKRALTLPVNATAAVGHFVEPGSYVDILGTVDEPVEPVAPAAATQPGAPGQAPAVPGQPAATAQPAVPAQPASPVEQMLKNYLTQYPGADENDVNAYRKQAQDYKLGISSRTRVVTRTFLQNVKVLAVGAATTPEGAVTKANSTYNNVTVEVTPSEAEMLIFALGQSNGSLNLVLRNPTDNSVEELPSINWTRM
- a CDS encoding type II secretion system F family protein; this translates as MDISILQILTIALGAVTAGLLVWGAPVQWPAPLLRATERDIALASEAAQVFGRDAVPPYTMILAYAITAIVVFALISLIFGPIVGIVVAIPVAFFLPKATIRYFLQRRWLQIESQLPYAVDQIVSAVRTGKPLAVAVNAVADTGQMPSSREFERIAREQKLGIGLVEALDRHGRTVPSLHFKMVDAALGLFARQGGDISEPLTEMSKSFKEIWKLDQKISTSSSQARMNFRVVNGGALFMILMIFFGQPELIDKVFGNAIGIVIAIVGAILYATGFFWMRSMMKVSV